In Paenibacillus sp. G2S3, a single window of DNA contains:
- a CDS encoding glycoside hydrolase family 97 N-terminal domain-containing protein: MKKRKKKTLKWVLALVLSSQMIVGNVVPALAVEPPAAEEASMVLDSAWEVENPTVGNLVVNKDGSITITTEGGAINDATGMKNILYYKLPNLTDYDFTVKVNGNFTANYHGAQLMIASGKNRANAVGVIRRYHGYLGGTYGTNMLMGVMQNGGTPNEYYEGASTIGNEFYLKLQKQNGRITGFYAAQYSDNKEEWNQIIDTTGGKNYQYIDKGNALIEPENIYLGIAAANGGGATPTKITFSDLRIGGEPVPFAINSSALKSVVLSGEAKMGVGAAHKQTLNVTGADYDQNEITAFDSVVYTSSDKDVATINEDGVVTGVRNGNVVVTAEATLGEVTKIATLAIQVGDIETEESWELSSPDGNTKMTVEMITGGVLQYTAEKNGVENIGTSPLGLVTSLGDFSSGLVLREASEVKETNESYKVLSGKSDEYTNHYNEQTLTFAKKNDDSVKFDLIIRAYDDGTAYRYAVRTDGNKEIKISDEVSGLQLPKTADVYWMNYTSATWNYEGQYQVTTTEGLTAGSTPSIPFLYGKDGVWTLFSEADLNGTYTGSMFTVKENGLLDVSFSKTQGTKAVVTTTPFKSPWRAAITGTPKDIVENTMIENLSTPADYETYDYESWVDPGLSSWSWVANWGSGISDQSKAETHLNWIEFGAEIGWDYYILDEGWSMGGRGKVSGMREWWPQVKEFAKEKGVRLWAWVHVSDIDTQAERDKHFKEWSEQGIVGIKPDFFDGEGQSNMQLYDDLYKDAAKYHLMVLAHGANKPTGEIRTYPNVYGREAIRGQEAGGITAEQYTMIPFIRAAIGPAEVTEEIRSKDYNKTTMGFQFALTALIEDGIHSMGSAPDVYRSIPEGMSYYKNYPKKWDATEFVGGEIAQYVSIARRAETNWYVSGISVNPRTIQVPLNYLDAGKKYTVLLYKENDRRDVDMSIIPNVTNETVLDINVLYGGGYALRAVPTAELDSITSIVVNPAEVTVEKGYLSDPVAVTLSPQAAEFKDVIWSVADKTIATVNQNGVIRGVAKGETTVTVSSAYDSTIKAEIKVTVTPPRYVLDNDKWTILNPSENVIINNADSATITTETGVLGANNWKNMFSMDVPEGDKDFTITAKISGGLKANYQGGFITVFNKANPNSLSVAAGRRYHSGIMGAHPQAFGVMSTASGATNEYYNTDDNYNNDAYVKIQKVGNKFINSYSYDGVNWTAITNKGTPQTTTNANLAASANLSVGFYAGSGGGQTAIDVKVSDFTYNDVKVPIAIDTLETEVVDKTALNDAIASVEALKEADYTADSWAELVAQLNAGKDVAAKENATEHEVAEAIAAIKAAVKALVSVDPQVVDKTALNDAIASVEALKETDYTADSWAVLVAQLNAGKDVAAKENATEQEVAEATAAIKAAVEALVSVDPEVVDKTALNDAIASVEALKEADYTADSWAVLVAQLNAGKDVAAKENATEQEVAEATAAIKAAVEALTREAGTPTPTPTPAPTPTPTSTPAPTPAPTPAPTSTPAPTPAPTPTSTPAPTPTPTPTPTPTPAPTSTPTPTPTPAPVQPGVQFMNNVVDIANVLTSFAQKIEDAKSNPEPLKFKDTSSHWADSTIGIFTKLGLVTGYQDGSFQPDTSITRAEFATILAKVFGFAGNAGESSLSDISGHWAEASIAALKQKGVISGYPNGTFLPDREISRAEIIAMISRIINLNSVNAASSSFTDLDKTWNKEQIEQAAAVGIISGVGNGMFLPAKQASRAEALTIVLHILETNLELKNLLNTLK; this comes from the coding sequence GTGAAAAAGAGAAAAAAGAAAACTTTAAAATGGGTCTTGGCGCTTGTCTTGTCTAGCCAGATGATTGTGGGTAATGTAGTGCCCGCACTTGCGGTGGAGCCGCCAGCTGCGGAAGAAGCAAGCATGGTGCTGGATAGTGCATGGGAAGTAGAAAACCCGACAGTAGGAAACCTCGTTGTTAATAAGGATGGAAGTATTACGATCACAACTGAAGGTGGAGCAATTAATGATGCAACAGGAATGAAAAACATTCTTTATTACAAGCTTCCGAACCTGACTGACTATGATTTTACTGTCAAAGTAAATGGGAATTTTACGGCAAACTATCATGGGGCTCAGCTGATGATCGCAAGCGGAAAGAACCGTGCAAATGCTGTTGGTGTGATTCGCAGATATCATGGATATCTTGGTGGAACATATGGAACAAACATGCTCATGGGCGTTATGCAGAATGGTGGTACACCGAACGAGTACTATGAAGGTGCTTCAACCATCGGCAATGAGTTTTATCTGAAACTGCAGAAGCAGAACGGAAGAATCACCGGTTTCTATGCAGCACAGTACAGTGACAACAAAGAAGAGTGGAATCAGATTATTGATACCACTGGCGGTAAAAATTATCAATATATAGATAAGGGTAATGCACTCATTGAGCCTGAGAACATTTATTTAGGAATCGCTGCGGCAAACGGTGGCGGGGCTACACCTACAAAAATTACGTTCTCTGATCTGAGAATCGGTGGTGAACCGGTACCCTTCGCTATAAATTCAAGTGCATTAAAATCCGTTGTGCTTTCTGGTGAAGCGAAAATGGGTGTAGGTGCTGCACATAAACAAACGCTTAACGTGACAGGTGCAGATTATGATCAAAATGAAATCACAGCCTTTGATTCAGTAGTCTACACAAGCAGTGATAAAGATGTGGCAACGATTAATGAAGACGGAGTTGTTACTGGTGTACGTAACGGCAATGTAGTAGTTACTGCCGAAGCAACATTGGGCGAAGTTACAAAAATAGCTACTCTGGCCATTCAAGTTGGAGATATTGAGACAGAAGAATCATGGGAACTTTCATCTCCAGATGGCAATACAAAGATGACGGTAGAAATGATCACAGGTGGAGTTCTTCAATATACTGCGGAAAAGAATGGCGTAGAGAATATTGGAACATCACCACTTGGTTTAGTAACCAGCTTAGGTGACTTTTCGAGTGGCCTTGTATTAAGAGAGGCTTCAGAAGTGAAAGAAACCAACGAAAGCTATAAGGTGCTTTCCGGTAAGAGTGATGAATATACAAATCACTATAATGAACAGACGCTTACATTTGCAAAGAAAAATGATGATTCTGTTAAATTTGACTTGATCATCCGCGCATATGATGATGGAACGGCATACAGATATGCTGTCCGCACAGATGGGAATAAAGAAATTAAAATCAGTGATGAAGTATCAGGCTTACAGCTTCCGAAAACAGCAGATGTATATTGGATGAACTATACTTCGGCTACATGGAACTATGAAGGTCAGTATCAAGTAACTACTACGGAAGGATTAACAGCGGGCTCTACTCCCTCCATACCGTTCTTATATGGAAAAGATGGTGTATGGACGCTGTTCTCAGAAGCAGACCTCAACGGAACTTACACGGGTTCTATGTTTACAGTAAAAGAAAACGGGTTGTTAGATGTTTCATTCTCTAAGACACAAGGGACGAAGGCTGTAGTGACAACAACGCCTTTTAAATCTCCATGGAGAGCGGCAATCACAGGTACTCCGAAAGACATTGTCGAAAATACAATGATTGAAAACCTGAGTACTCCTGCAGATTACGAAACATATGACTATGAATCATGGGTAGACCCAGGTTTATCTTCCTGGTCATGGGTAGCTAACTGGGGAAGTGGAATCAGTGATCAGTCGAAAGCTGAAACGCATTTGAACTGGATTGAATTTGGAGCTGAAATAGGATGGGATTATTATATCCTTGATGAAGGATGGAGTATGGGCGGTCGCGGAAAAGTTAGTGGTATGCGTGAATGGTGGCCGCAAGTAAAAGAGTTTGCAAAAGAAAAAGGAGTTAGATTGTGGGCATGGGTACATGTAAGCGATATTGATACACAGGCAGAACGCGACAAGCACTTTAAAGAATGGTCTGAACAAGGTATCGTAGGCATTAAGCCGGACTTCTTTGATGGGGAAGGCCAGAGTAATATGCAGCTTTATGATGATCTGTATAAAGATGCGGCGAAGTACCATCTCATGGTTCTTGCACATGGTGCAAATAAACCAACCGGTGAAATTCGTACTTATCCAAACGTATATGGACGTGAAGCAATCCGTGGGCAGGAAGCAGGAGGTATTACTGCGGAACAGTACACAATGATTCCGTTTATCCGAGCGGCAATTGGACCGGCAGAGGTTACTGAAGAGATCAGATCTAAGGATTATAACAAGACGACTATGGGATTCCAATTCGCATTGACAGCGTTGATTGAAGACGGAATTCATAGTATGGGTTCTGCGCCAGATGTTTATAGAAGTATTCCGGAAGGAATGTCCTACTATAAAAATTACCCGAAAAAATGGGATGCCACAGAATTTGTTGGCGGTGAAATTGCCCAATATGTGAGCATAGCAAGAAGAGCCGAAACTAACTGGTATGTTTCTGGAATCAGTGTGAATCCAAGAACGATACAAGTTCCATTAAATTACCTTGACGCAGGCAAAAAGTATACGGTATTGCTTTACAAAGAAAACGACAGACGGGACGTAGATATGAGTATTATCCCGAATGTTACAAACGAAACAGTATTAGACATCAATGTACTCTATGGCGGTGGATATGCATTACGTGCAGTTCCGACAGCAGAGTTGGATAGCATCACTTCAATCGTTGTCAATCCGGCAGAAGTGACAGTAGAAAAAGGATATTTATCTGATCCGGTTGCAGTTACACTCAGTCCGCAAGCTGCAGAATTCAAAGATGTTATATGGAGTGTTGCAGACAAAACAATCGCAACTGTAAATCAGAACGGTGTAATCAGAGGCGTTGCTAAAGGTGAGACTACAGTAACGGTGTCTTCTGCATACGACAGTACTATAAAAGCAGAAATTAAAGTAACGGTTACACCTCCAAGGTATGTTCTTGATAATGATAAATGGACAATTCTTAATCCAAGTGAAAATGTGATTATCAATAATGCCGATTCTGCAACAATCACAACAGAAACGGGAGTCCTTGGCGCTAATAACTGGAAAAACATGTTCTCTATGGACGTACCGGAAGGCGATAAAGATTTTACTATCACAGCTAAGATTTCCGGCGGCCTTAAGGCAAATTATCAGGGTGGATTTATCACAGTCTTTAATAAAGCGAACCCAAATAGCTTATCGGTAGCAGCAGGACGGCGTTATCATAGCGGCATCATGGGAGCTCACCCTCAGGCGTTCGGCGTAATGTCAACAGCCTCAGGAGCTACCAATGAATATTACAACACAGATGATAATTATAATAATGATGCTTACGTTAAGATTCAAAAGGTTGGAAATAAATTTATTAATTCCTATAGCTATGATGGTGTAAATTGGACAGCAATTACCAACAAAGGAACACCTCAAACTACTACAAATGCAAATTTAGCAGCAAGTGCAAATCTTTCTGTAGGTTTCTATGCAGGTTCCGGTGGGGGACAAACAGCAATTGATGTCAAAGTTAGCGATTTTACTTACAATGATGTGAAGGTACCGATAGCAATTGACACCTTGGAAACAGAAGTTGTTGATAAAACGGCGCTGAATGATGCAATAGCATCTGTAGAAGCATTAAAAGAAGCAGACTACACAGCGGACAGCTGGGCAGAATTAGTAGCTCAATTGAATGCAGGAAAAGATGTAGCTGCAAAGGAGAATGCTACAGAGCATGAAGTGGCTGAAGCAATAGCAGCAATTAAAGCAGCAGTAAAAGCACTAGTATCAGTAGATCCACAAGTTGTTGATAAAACGGCGCTGAATGATGCAATAGCATCTGTAGAAGCATTAAAAGAAACAGACTACACAGCGGACAGCTGGGCAGTATTAGTTGCTCAATTGAATGCAGGAAAGGATGTAGCTGCAAAGGAGAATGCTACAGAGCAGGAAGTGGCTGAAGCAACAGCAGCAATTAAAGCAGCAGTAGAAGCACTAGTATCAGTAGATCCAGAAGTTGTTGATAAAACGGCGCTGAATGATGCAATAGCATCTGTAGAAGCATTAAAAGAAGCAGACTACACAGCGGACAGCTGGGCAGTATTAGTAGCTCAATTGAATGCAGGAAAAGATGTAGCTGCAAAGGAGAATGCTACAGAGCAGGAAGTGGCTGAAGCAACAGCAGCAATTAAAGCAGCAGTAGAAGCACTTACTAGAGAGGCTGGGACACCAACACCAACACCAACACCAGCGCCAACACCAACACCAACATCAACACCAGCGCCAACACCAGCGCCAACACCAGCGCCAACATCAACACCAGCGCCAACACCAGCGCCAACACCAACATCAACACCAGCGCCAACACCAACACCAACACCAACACCAACACCAACACCAGCGCCAACATCAACACCAACACCAACACCAACACCAGCGCCCGTTCAGCCGGGAGTGCAATTCATGAACAATGTCGTTGATATTGCCAATGTGCTAACCAGCTTCGCCCAAAAAATTGAAGATGCCAAGTCCAATCCGGAACCACTGAAATTTAAGGATACTTCCTCTCATTGGGCTGACTCCACCATTGGTATCTTTACGAAGTTAGGATTGGTTACTGGTTATCAAGACGGCAGCTTCCAGCCGGATACAAGCATCACCCGTGCGGAGTTCGCTACGATTCTTGCTAAGGTATTTGGCTTTGCAGGCAACGCTGGCGAAAGCTCCTTAAGTGATATTTCCGGTCACTGGGCCGAAGCTTCAATTGCCGCCCTGAAGCAAAAAGGTGTAATTTCCGGCTACCCGAACGGCACATTCCTGCCTGATCGGGAAATCAGCCGCGCCGAGATTATTGCAATGATCTCCAGGATCATTAACCTGAACAGCGTTAATGCAGCGTCCTCCAGCTTCACGGATCTGGATAAGACATGGAATAAGGAGCAGATCGAGCAAGCGGCGGCAGTCGGCATCATTAGCGGGGTGGGAAATGGTATGTTCCTTCCAGCCAAGCAGGCTTCCCGTGCCGAAGCGTTAACTATTGTACTGCACATTCTAGAGACTAATCTGGAGCTTAAGAACCTTCTGAATACCCTGAAATAA
- a CDS encoding MFS transporter, translating into MQKTTKKIYYGWFVVLAAFLCTFASTGLMIYSFSLFLVPMSESLDVPRTSIALASSIFTICMGVVSAYVGNQVTKGRVKKLILIGVILLGGGNALLSITNSLPVYYICYALVGIGSAFTGPAVTSTLATAWFDKRRGLATGIISCGASVCAIFAPSFLATIIDSSGVRAAYLANSAIVIVLLLIALLLVKTKPQDIGLLPDGLTQEDFEATPTKKRPVLIGLTRNQAMKTPAMILVCIAFAALGFGQIGVMQNAAAYLSDLTFNTKTIGSALGFIGLSGGVSTIFFGWLSDRINPKLVFCFGNMLLLAATIILTYTEPDSGYGWLVSYGILFGLGMGIWASAVPLVIIKLVGPMNFGALWGLAFAIRSICGDTVGVPTISKIAETAGYRVAFWVAVIVFTVSAVLIVVAKKPKAFLEMEKASGLENKA; encoded by the coding sequence ATGCAAAAGACAACAAAGAAAATCTATTACGGTTGGTTCGTAGTGCTTGCAGCTTTCCTATGCACTTTCGCTTCAACAGGGTTGATGATTTATTCGTTCAGCTTATTTTTAGTCCCTATGTCTGAGTCGCTGGATGTACCGAGAACTTCGATTGCATTGGCATCGTCAATCTTCACCATATGCATGGGCGTGGTCAGCGCCTACGTAGGCAACCAGGTCACCAAAGGCAGGGTAAAGAAGCTCATTCTTATTGGAGTGATTCTGCTTGGGGGCGGAAACGCTCTACTCTCTATCACCAACTCGCTCCCGGTGTACTATATTTGTTATGCACTTGTCGGTATTGGTAGCGCTTTTACGGGACCAGCAGTAACCAGTACGCTGGCGACAGCATGGTTCGATAAACGCCGCGGTCTCGCCACAGGCATTATCAGCTGTGGTGCCAGCGTGTGTGCCATATTTGCGCCATCCTTTCTCGCTACCATAATAGACTCGTCGGGAGTACGGGCTGCTTATCTCGCTAACAGCGCGATCGTAATCGTTCTGCTTCTCATTGCATTGCTGTTGGTGAAAACGAAGCCTCAGGACATCGGTCTTCTGCCTGATGGGCTTACCCAAGAGGATTTCGAAGCGACACCGACCAAGAAACGCCCAGTCCTCATTGGACTCACTCGCAATCAGGCCATGAAGACACCTGCCATGATTCTTGTTTGTATCGCATTTGCTGCGCTCGGCTTCGGACAGATCGGCGTCATGCAGAACGCAGCCGCTTATTTAAGCGACCTAACGTTTAACACGAAAACTATAGGATCTGCACTCGGTTTCATTGGTTTATCCGGTGGCGTCAGCACAATCTTCTTCGGATGGTTGTCGGACCGAATCAATCCTAAGCTTGTATTCTGTTTTGGTAACATGTTGTTGCTAGCCGCTACCATCATCCTTACTTACACTGAGCCGGATTCCGGGTACGGCTGGCTAGTCTCCTATGGCATCCTGTTCGGCTTAGGCATGGGGATCTGGGCTTCTGCCGTTCCTCTTGTCATTATAAAGCTGGTAGGTCCAATGAACTTCGGCGCGCTCTGGGGACTAGCTTTTGCTATCCGATCAATCTGTGGTGATACAGTTGGTGTCCCAACGATCTCGAAGATCGCTGAAACAGCAGGGTATAGAGTAGCATTCTGGGTCGCAGTCATCGTCTTCACCGTATCCGCGGTGCTCATCGTCGTTGCAAAGAAGCCGAAAGCGTTCCTTGAAATGGAAAAGGCATCCGGCCTGGAAAATAAAGCATAA
- a CDS encoding LysR family transcriptional regulator — MNILSLRYFISVAEYSSFTKASEYLYVTQPTLSRQILDLEEELGVQLFVRGRHTLTLTEQGSRFLHEATEIIRRCDNLRDIVKQGQDDGNIMGLLSVGYQGFLDTKLMQHALKSITKKHPRVDFSLSQGSPTELRHHLLFDKCDLVFALNTCIDSIPNIECIKLRENKLQIAVPRNCRLSKYDSIDMKELANENFIMLERKISPFTVDYATSLCMKHGFSPNASCYVNDAEKALLLVGSGKGITFLHSTNNINSPAETYDIKVLNIEGLDNDLDFVLAFKRDNTNPIIPLFVSELMSSIELNNSRECDLISV, encoded by the coding sequence ATGAATATATTGAGTTTGAGATATTTCATTTCTGTAGCGGAATACTCAAGTTTTACGAAAGCATCCGAGTACCTATATGTAACACAGCCAACTTTAAGTCGACAAATATTGGACCTTGAAGAAGAATTGGGGGTGCAACTTTTTGTGCGCGGCAGGCACACGCTAACTTTGACAGAGCAAGGTAGTCGGTTTTTGCATGAAGCCACGGAAATCATCAGAAGATGTGATAATCTTCGGGATATCGTGAAGCAGGGACAAGATGATGGAAACATCATGGGATTGCTAAGTGTTGGTTATCAAGGATTTCTTGATACTAAGCTCATGCAGCATGCGCTGAAATCTATAACGAAAAAGCACCCGCGTGTTGATTTTTCACTTTCACAAGGTAGCCCAACTGAACTAAGACATCATCTTTTATTTGATAAATGTGATTTGGTATTTGCCTTAAATACTTGTATTGATTCTATTCCAAATATAGAGTGTATAAAGCTTCGAGAGAATAAATTGCAAATTGCAGTTCCACGGAACTGTCGTTTATCAAAATATGACTCTATTGATATGAAGGAATTAGCGAATGAGAATTTTATAATGCTTGAACGTAAAATTTCTCCATTTACTGTAGATTATGCTACCAGTTTGTGTATGAAACATGGATTCTCACCGAATGCTTCATGTTACGTTAATGATGCAGAAAAAGCATTACTTTTAGTGGGTTCAGGCAAAGGTATTACATTTCTGCACTCAACAAACAATATAAATAGCCCCGCTGAAACCTATGATATAAAGGTATTAAACATAGAAGGACTTGATAACGATTTGGATTTCGTATTAGCTTTTAAAAGAGATAACACAAATCCAATCATTCCGCTATTTGTTTCTGAATTAATGAGTTCCATCGAACTGAACAACTCACGTGAGTGTGACCTGATTTCTGTGTAA
- a CDS encoding zinc ribbon domain-containing protein gives MFKLRPILKTYYDALEEGKVLGMKCQECGDVVWRPLPTCQKCGSTDLEWFDMGDEAAIDEIIFENTNLKGDYTFTKANQNFVNKEPYCISIGHFEDGNQFHAALYGVNEDNVAELISSLPLTAKVEFIQMDGGFKSVGFRIKN, from the coding sequence ATGTTTAAACTACGACCAATTTTGAAAACTTATTATGATGCACTCGAAGAAGGTAAAGTTCTTGGTATGAAATGCCAGGAATGTGGAGATGTTGTATGGCGTCCCCTACCTACCTGTCAGAAGTGTGGTAGCACTGATTTGGAATGGTTTGATATGGGTGATGAAGCTGCAATTGATGAAATCATCTTTGAAAATACCAATCTGAAGGGCGATTATACCTTCACAAAAGCTAATCAGAATTTCGTAAATAAAGAGCCTTACTGTATTAGCATTGGGCACTTCGAAGACGGAAATCAATTTCATGCTGCATTATATGGTGTAAACGAAGATAATGTGGCTGAATTGATCAGCTCGTTGCCACTTACCGCCAAGGTAGAGTTTATTCAAATGGACGGCGGCTTCAAATCCGTTGGATTCAGAATTAAAAATTAG
- a CDS encoding thiolase family protein, whose translation MEQKLARSVSIIGTSTLPQRYFDDPMYEGLSIYELWACACHQAMEDAGVKPRDVDKIVYSQMANYVTAGNVLGMVGTLEEWIGLAGKPIIHIEQACASGYIAFMEACNAVASGKCDIVLVAGIETPKHFNARNQPAHMIRPIAEYEEWWSPGRALFDTTYYRFDGVSDNLLTDEQARLYMKNYGVSEETIDDTYNAMAVNLRRNASRNPRAAERREFAEIAKENGFDDVMEYMRSEEHNRKITRFIRKRGSVLHNVAAGAIVVCSSDIAKKFSQKPIEVIDYASSSNTQRFPYCFHQMNVDVRDALYKDDIDPNELDLMITTVMTSGEQLDSAEVFGYLPEGKGYQYELDGRTCFDGDKPINPHGGDLSFGHAFGASGINMLSEAILQMRGEAGDCQVQKDVQKCLVRGMGGGHTTVGIILEKK comes from the coding sequence ATGGAACAAAAACTTGCACGTTCTGTCTCAATTATCGGTACTAGCACTCTTCCTCAGAGGTACTTTGATGATCCTATGTATGAAGGCCTTTCTATCTATGAACTTTGGGCATGTGCTTGCCATCAGGCAATGGAGGACGCAGGAGTTAAACCTCGCGATGTTGATAAAATTGTATATTCACAGATGGCCAATTATGTAACTGCTGGTAATGTGCTAGGCATGGTAGGTACTCTGGAGGAATGGATCGGACTGGCTGGAAAGCCTATCATTCATATCGAACAGGCTTGCGCCAGCGGCTATATTGCTTTTATGGAAGCATGTAATGCTGTTGCTTCAGGCAAATGTGACATTGTCTTGGTTGCAGGAATTGAAACTCCGAAACACTTCAATGCAAGAAATCAACCAGCACATATGATACGTCCTATTGCTGAGTATGAAGAGTGGTGGTCACCAGGTAGAGCTTTGTTTGACACTACTTATTATCGTTTTGACGGTGTTAGCGATAACTTGCTTACTGATGAGCAGGCAAGACTCTATATGAAGAACTATGGCGTTTCTGAGGAAACCATTGATGACACCTATAACGCTATGGCAGTCAATCTTCGTCGTAATGCTTCGCGGAATCCTCGTGCAGCTGAAAGACGTGAGTTTGCAGAAATCGCTAAAGAAAATGGTTTTGACGATGTTATGGAATACATGAGATCTGAGGAGCACAATCGTAAGATCACTCGCTTTATTCGCAAAAGAGGTAGTGTTCTTCACAATGTAGCTGCTGGAGCTATCGTTGTGTGTTCTTCTGATATCGCTAAGAAGTTTAGTCAGAAACCAATTGAGGTTATTGACTATGCGAGCTCATCTAATACACAGAGATTCCCTTACTGTTTCCATCAGATGAATGTAGATGTTCGTGATGCCCTTTACAAAGATGATATCGATCCTAATGAACTCGATTTAATGATTACTACAGTTATGACTTCGGGTGAGCAGCTCGATAGTGCTGAAGTATTTGGTTATCTACCTGAAGGTAAGGGTTACCAGTATGAATTAGACGGTAGAACCTGTTTCGATGGGGATAAGCCTATTAACCCACACGGTGGCGACCTTAGCTTTGGTCATGCCTTTGGTGCTTCTGGTATCAATATGCTTAGCGAAGCTATTCTCCAAATGCGCGGCGAAGCTGGAGACTGTCAAGTTCAAAAAGATGTACAAAAATGCTTGGTACGCGGCATGGGTGGCGGTCACACCACTGTTGGTATCATTCTTGAGAAAAAGTAA
- a CDS encoding TetR/AcrR family transcriptional regulator, with protein MRNINADLRVIRTKESIRHALVELINEKGFKALTVKDITTKANINRGTFYAHYQDKFDLMTKCEEEIMLDMSRLTKQNYPTVIAALETDSETLTPFSFTVSIFEYLNLNSGFMKAVLGPKGDLTFQTRWKEFMWETLYGNNPNAFMKEENLLVPGQYLAAYMGTAIIGVIQQWLESGTKESPLEMARILTTITVNGPYFAAGLKK; from the coding sequence TTGCGTAATATAAATGCGGATTTACGTGTCATTCGGACAAAAGAATCCATTCGACACGCACTAGTAGAATTAATAAATGAAAAAGGTTTTAAAGCACTTACGGTGAAAGACATAACAACCAAGGCGAATATTAATAGGGGTACGTTTTATGCACACTATCAAGACAAATTTGATTTAATGACTAAATGTGAGGAAGAAATTATGCTTGATATGTCCAGACTTACCAAACAAAACTACCCGACTGTTATTGCCGCACTTGAAACTGACTCAGAGACTCTGACGCCATTTTCCTTTACCGTTTCAATATTTGAGTATTTAAATTTAAATAGTGGATTTATGAAAGCTGTGTTAGGTCCAAAAGGGGATTTAACATTTCAAACAAGATGGAAGGAATTCATGTGGGAAACACTCTATGGAAATAATCCAAACGCATTTATGAAGGAAGAAAATCTTCTTGTTCCAGGGCAATATTTAGCTGCTTATATGGGAACTGCAATCATAGGGGTCATACAACAATGGTTGGAAAGTGGCACGAAAGAATCTCCTCTAGAAATGGCCCGTATCCTAACGACCATTACGGTTAATGGCCCCTACTTTGCAGCTGGTTTAAAAAAATAA